From the genome of Desulfobotulus pelophilus, one region includes:
- a CDS encoding chemotaxis protein CheA, giving the protein MNDKDGSLEQELAEVFQGEAADLFREIESAVLDLESGSADSDGIHRLFRAVHTLKGSGAMFGLTRLASLAHELESLIEKVRELDSPPDRTLISLVLEVADRLRLLAESTEITEEDDGDLLAKMTAAVVALEDKEEEKLPCETRLISIRFKPFSKIFLSGMDPAMVLDELRAMGDLTVSIDRKELPDFWDFDPEQSYIAFNMTLKTAVSDADIEDVFLFVAEDSELVIQNLSEAEPKEKDIPVPAVARAASSARPGDAPHGESEDIRIAAPRLDSLMNLVGELVMQQARLNELGKVLKVPVLDECLEGLDRISLSLKDCVLNLRMTPIAGIFSRFRRLVRDLCAELEKEVIFEVEGGETELDKALIDGLGEPLVHLVRNSLDHGIEHPGERLKQGKSAAGLLRLSAAALEGRVEICIADDGRGIDREAVLARARERGLVDAGAELGPAEIDSLIFHPGLSTSGVVGKVSGRGVGMDVVRRQIESLAGRITLESRAGQGTRIRMSLPLTLAIVECLMVRVGQGLFALPITQVETCMDFFHEEDSRRPEHLIRFRGKALSYVVLRSFFRMHTMENLQQQVVVVRSETGFFGLVVDSLAGTQQVVIKSMGAWYDRQDGIGGATVMGDGEIAFILDVQGLWRCACTDLVQERDRAYRKNRN; this is encoded by the coding sequence ATGAACGATAAGGATGGATCTCTGGAACAGGAACTTGCCGAAGTCTTTCAAGGTGAAGCGGCAGATCTGTTCCGTGAGATAGAATCCGCGGTTCTGGATCTGGAGTCCGGATCCGCCGACTCAGATGGTATCCACCGCCTTTTCAGGGCGGTGCATACCCTGAAGGGTTCGGGAGCCATGTTTGGGCTTACCCGCCTTGCCAGCCTTGCCCATGAGCTGGAAAGTCTGATCGAGAAAGTCCGGGAACTGGATAGTCCCCCCGATCGTACCCTGATTTCACTGGTATTAGAGGTGGCAGATCGTTTACGTCTTCTTGCAGAATCAACAGAGATTACGGAAGAGGATGACGGGGATCTGCTGGCCAAAATGACCGCAGCTGTTGTGGCTTTGGAAGATAAAGAGGAGGAAAAGCTCCCTTGTGAGACGAGGCTGATTTCCATACGATTTAAACCCTTTTCCAAAATTTTTCTTTCTGGAATGGATCCAGCCATGGTTCTGGATGAATTGCGGGCAATGGGTGATCTTACGGTGAGCATTGACCGGAAAGAGCTCCCTGATTTCTGGGATTTTGATCCGGAACAGTCTTATATTGCTTTCAATATGACGCTAAAAACAGCGGTTTCCGATGCGGATATCGAAGATGTGTTTTTATTTGTTGCTGAAGACAGTGAGCTTGTAATTCAGAATCTTTCGGAGGCAGAGCCGAAGGAAAAAGACATTCCTGTGCCTGCGGTGGCCAGAGCCGCATCCTCTGCAAGGCCGGGTGATGCACCCCATGGAGAGAGCGAAGATATACGCATTGCCGCTCCACGCCTGGACAGTCTGATGAATCTTGTCGGTGAGCTGGTCATGCAACAGGCCCGGCTGAATGAGCTGGGTAAGGTGCTGAAGGTGCCGGTTCTGGATGAGTGTCTGGAGGGCCTGGACCGTATTTCCCTGAGCCTCAAGGACTGTGTTCTTAACCTGAGAATGACTCCCATTGCGGGTATTTTTTCCCGTTTTCGCAGGCTTGTACGGGATCTTTGCGCAGAATTGGAAAAGGAAGTGATTTTTGAGGTAGAGGGTGGAGAAACGGAGCTGGATAAAGCATTGATTGATGGTCTTGGGGAGCCTCTCGTGCATCTGGTGCGAAATTCCCTTGACCATGGTATTGAGCATCCCGGAGAAAGGCTGAAACAGGGAAAGTCTGCGGCAGGGTTATTACGGCTCTCTGCGGCTGCTCTGGAAGGTCGGGTGGAAATATGCATAGCCGATGATGGCAGGGGAATTGACAGGGAAGCCGTACTGGCCCGTGCAAGGGAGAGGGGGCTTGTGGATGCGGGGGCTGAACTGGGACCGGCGGAAATTGATTCCCTGATTTTTCATCCGGGCCTGTCCACCTCTGGTGTTGTGGGTAAGGTGTCCGGCCGGGGTGTGGGAATGGATGTGGTGCGGCGTCAGATAGAGTCCCTTGCCGGGCGCATCACTCTTGAGAGCCGGGCGGGTCAGGGTACGCGAATTCGGATGTCCCTCCCTCTCACCCTTGCCATTGTCGAATGTCTGATGGTGCGTGTGGGGCAGGGGCTTTTCGCCCTTCCTATTACACAGGTGGAAACCTGTATGGATTTTTTTCATGAAGAAGATAGCCGTAGACCGGAGCACCTGATTCGATTTCGGGGTAAGGCTTTGTCCTATGTGGTTCTGAGATCTTTTTTCCGAATGCATACAATGGAAAACCTGCAGCAGCAGGTGGTGGTTGTCCGTTCGGAGACGGGATTTTTCGGGCTTGTTGTGGACAGCCTGGCCGGTACCCAGCAGGTAGTCATAAAGTCCATGGGAGCCTGGTATGACAGGCAGGATGGCATTGGTGGTGCAACGGTGATGGGAGACGGAGAAATCGCCTTTATTCTGGATGTGCAGGGACTGTGGCGCTGTGCCTGTACGGATCTGGTTCAAGAAAGAGACAGAGCTTACCGGAAAAACAGGAATTAG
- a CDS encoding response regulator, with protein MDKRVLVVDDAPSIRMLVRFSLTKAGYLVDEACDGKEALEKLVSGLHPDLVLTDFHMPRMDGLELIREIRAQGNSRFVPVVLFTSPQEPEKRREAREAGASAWIEKPFKPDALQRLIRRFIGSPGV; from the coding sequence ATGGATAAAAGGGTTCTTGTGGTCGATGACGCTCCCAGCATTCGGATGCTGGTGCGTTTTTCCCTTACAAAGGCCGGTTATCTTGTGGATGAAGCCTGCGATGGTAAAGAAGCCCTTGAAAAGCTGGTGTCGGGTCTCCATCCTGATTTGGTACTTACGGATTTTCATATGCCCCGCATGGATGGTCTGGAGCTGATTCGGGAAATTCGTGCACAGGGAAACAGCCGTTTTGTTCCTGTTGTCCTTTTTACCAGCCCTCAGGAACCTGAAAAAAGACGGGAAGCCCGTGAGGCTGGTGCTTCCGCCTGGATAGAAAAGCCCTTCAAACCCGATGCCCTTCAGCGTCTGATCCGCCGATTCATCGGCTCTCCCGGAGTCTGA
- a CDS encoding STAS domain-containing protein codes for MNPSVVHQLTGHATIYDVKRLRSEMIDLMDKKTGITLDCSEIVRCDTAFLQLVLSLAQACKKQNIFFSIIPGAAVTEAGRRAGMDFSDILQI; via the coding sequence ATGAATCCATCCGTGGTTCATCAACTGACCGGTCATGCAACAATCTATGATGTAAAGAGGCTGCGGTCCGAGATGATTGATCTCATGGATAAAAAGACGGGGATTACACTGGATTGCAGTGAAATAGTCCGATGCGATACGGCCTTTTTGCAACTGGTCCTTTCCCTTGCGCAGGCCTGCAAAAAACAGAATATATTTTTTTCGATCATTCCAGGGGCTGCGGTGACGGAGGCAGGACGCAGGGCTGGCATGGATTTTTCCGATATCCTACAGATCTGA
- a CDS encoding response regulator, producing MTPCVFFVDDEPRILQSLRRLFRNEGYTLHTFDSPLEALELVPDLRPAVVVVDQRMPRMTGLELLEEIRKISPATVRIMLTAYSDVDVVVGGLNSWTVNVFLKKPWDDEELRTEVRNAIRYHCHLTEGGSEACRGV from the coding sequence ATGACTCCTTGTGTGTTTTTTGTGGATGATGAGCCCCGTATTCTCCAGAGTCTTCGCAGGCTTTTCCGTAACGAGGGCTATACCCTTCATACGTTTGACAGCCCCCTTGAAGCCCTTGAGCTTGTACCTGATCTGCGTCCTGCCGTTGTGGTGGTGGATCAGCGCATGCCCCGGATGACCGGGCTGGAATTGCTTGAGGAAATAAGAAAAATCTCACCGGCAACCGTTCGTATCATGCTGACAGCCTACTCGGATGTGGACGTGGTGGTGGGGGGATTGAATTCCTGGACGGTGAACGTTTTTTTGAAAAAGCCCTGGGATGATGAAGAGCTGCGTACGGAAGTGCGCAATGCCATCCGTTATCACTGTCATCTCACCGAAGGGGGCAGCGAAGCCTGTCGAGGTGTGTAG